ACAACATGCTCATCCTGCCCCCAACCTTTCCAACACGTTCGCTGTCGTCGTCACCTGTGCATATTCACCCTGCAGATTGGCCATGGACAATGCATGCACATCATCAGCCGGCCAATAGCGACCGTTCAAATCGGTCAGGCCGAACGTAAAACAGGCGTCGCTGACCAACACGACCTGGTATCCCAGATTCCCTGCCATCCGTACGGTCGCTTCAACCGAGTTGCTGCTGCTCACGCCTGCCACCACCAAGGTTTGGACACCCCATACCTTCAACTGATCCGTCAACGGTGTACCAATGAATGCACTATTGGTCTGCTTTTCAATGATAGTTTCACCCGGCAGCGGTTTGGCCGCTTTCTTGAACTCGTTACCAGGCTGCCCCGGCCGGTAAGTAGATGCCGGCTCGGTGGACATGTGACGAACATGGATCAAGGGCATGCCGCGCTGCCGCCAAGCTGCCAACAAGCTGGCTACCTGTTGTTCGGCATCAGGGTGGTTACGTGCCCCCCAACTGGGGTCATCAACAGCATCTTGCAGGTCGATCAACAATAGGCAGGCGTTATGTGGCAGTACAGGCAATGGCGATAGATGGTCAGCAGATACGTGGTCGAGCAATTTGCCAAAGTGGTATTCGTCCCAGTAGCCATCTGCCGATTTCACCGATTGTCGCTTGATGCCTTCACACTGATACCCCAACTCGCCATACAAGCGCACGGCGGGCCGATTATGGGCAATCACGGTCAATTCCAGCCGGGTCAGGTGTTCGCTACGTGCCCAGTCTTCGCCGATCTGCAACAGGCGGCGGCCAATACCTTGCCGCCGATACTCGGGCAGCACCCCCACCAGTAGCGTGGCGCGGTGACGATCGCCACTGACGCTGCCACCGATCAGACGGATAAAACCCGCCAGACCGCCGTCACCATCATCAGCAACAAAGATCATGCTGTTATCGGTGTGCAACGTGGTGCGAATCGTGTCGGCCATGGTGGCCGGGCTGGGCAATCGATCACGTGCCGTCAACAACATGAAGGGGGTATCCAGCACCAATGCGCGGAACATAGCGGCGAATGCCTCTGCATCCTGTGGGTGGACTGGTCGAATGGATAAAGCAGGTAGTGTGCATGTCATGACATACAATCTACCAAATGCAACCCATGCTTGCGAGCTACATTGGTAAGGACAACGTTGGCCTGCCTGGTCAGGCCACCGCCAGGCTGTTGGTTTCTACCGCCACAATCGCCTTGGCCTGATTCATATCTTCCGCATAGCCGCAGGCATACAGGCAACACGCCAGTTGATTGACCAAGGGCGTCGGCAGCGGTTGATGGCCAGCCATGGCTTGGGTGATCCAGGTAGCGGTGGCAGATGCATCGATCGACTCGGGCAATTTGGGCAGATGGGCGATCGGTCCGATCTCCGACTCAAACAGGACTTGATGCACACCACCTTTGAACAATTCGATCTGTGGGCGACGTTTGGGGTTGGCGAATGCCTCCCCTTCCGTGCCACGCAACAACATGGCTGTGGCATCCCCCGCCGAGAAAAAATCCCGCATTTTTGTCATGTATTCAGGGTGGCTGACACTGACCAAGCGTACGCTGTCACCTTCCAACGGGTCGATCATCTTCACCAGGCTGTGTGCACTATTGCGCACACCCAAGCGGGCACGCAACGCCAGCAGATTGTTCAAGCCAGGAGATACCACCTGGGTGGGCACAAAGGCCAAACCATCGCGGTCCAA
The sequence above is drawn from the Chitinivorax sp. B genome and encodes:
- a CDS encoding isochorismatase family protein, giving the protein MTCTLPALSIRPVHPQDAEAFAAMFRALVLDTPFMLLTARDRLPSPATMADTIRTTLHTDNSMIFVADDGDGGLAGFIRLIGGSVSGDRHRATLLVGVLPEYRRQGIGRRLLQIGEDWARSEHLTRLELTVIAHNRPAVRLYGELGYQCEGIKRQSVKSADGYWDEYHFGKLLDHVSADHLSPLPVLPHNACLLLIDLQDAVDDPSWGARNHPDAEQQVASLLAAWRQRGMPLIHVRHMSTEPASTYRPGQPGNEFKKAAKPLPGETIIEKQTNSAFIGTPLTDQLKVWGVQTLVVAGVSSSNSVEATVRMAGNLGYQVVLVSDACFTFGLTDLNGRYWPADDVHALSMANLQGEYAQVTTTANVLERLGAG
- the ybiB gene encoding DNA-binding protein YbiB is translated as MLNIPRFLREIGRGRDGARDLNEAEAYELFSAMLDGGIDELELGGVLIAFRMKSESHDELCGFFRACEDRLIRLRRPSGKLLPVVIPSYNGARHQANLTPLLALLLQRFGVPVLVHGPLEGMGRVGTATIFRELGILPSATLAKTQEALDRDGLAFVPTQVVSPGLNNLLALRARLGVRNSAHSLVKMIDPLEGDSVRLVSVSHPEYMTKMRDFFSAGDATAMLLRGTEGEAFANPKRRPQIELFKGGVHQVLFESEIGPIAHLPKLPESIDASATATWITQAMAGHQPLPTPLVNQLACCLYACGYAEDMNQAKAIVAVETNSLAVA